A stretch of the Paenibacillus dendritiformis genome encodes the following:
- a CDS encoding class I SAM-dependent rRNA methyltransferase — protein MQLKQSTTATVILSRNRKKRTEHGHPWVFQSEVERVEGNPQPGALVDVVNAQGQYVATGYYNPASKIIVRVIGYQPADAMDAGFFKERLRQCLEHRNRFLPGATAYRLVYGEADFLPGLIVDRFGDVLVVQILTLGMDLARDAIVQALVEVMNPRGIYERSDVPVREKEGLEQRTGALYGECPRHVQITENGLQLEIDIVEGQKTGYFFDQRENRAAIEPLMTGWGARSGITLADIETEAGVRTVPVNANGKEVTFPWWDGATVLECFSHTGSFTLHACKYGAKKVTCLDISEHAIESAKRNVELNGFADRVEFVVADAFAYLREQVQGREERMARGTSQSKTDTSKPMTAGGGRTWDVVILDPPAFAKTRQAAEGAYRGYKDINLHGMKLVNEGGYLVTASCSYHMKPERFLQAIQDAAHDAGKVLRLIDWRAAGKDHPQVAGVEEGHYLKFGIFEVRARR, from the coding sequence ATGCAATTGAAGCAATCGACAACAGCAACCGTAATCTTGAGCCGCAATCGCAAAAAAAGGACGGAGCACGGGCACCCGTGGGTGTTCCAATCCGAGGTCGAGCGCGTGGAAGGCAATCCGCAGCCGGGGGCGCTGGTCGACGTCGTGAACGCGCAAGGCCAATATGTGGCGACCGGATACTATAACCCGGCTTCCAAAATCATTGTGCGCGTCATCGGCTATCAGCCTGCCGACGCGATGGACGCCGGCTTTTTCAAGGAGCGGCTGCGGCAATGCCTGGAGCATCGGAACCGGTTCTTGCCGGGAGCGACGGCATATCGGCTCGTCTATGGCGAGGCCGATTTTCTCCCGGGACTGATCGTCGATCGGTTCGGCGATGTGCTCGTCGTGCAAATCTTGACGCTCGGAATGGATCTGGCGCGCGATGCGATCGTTCAGGCCTTGGTCGAAGTCATGAATCCGCGCGGCATTTACGAACGAAGCGATGTGCCGGTTCGGGAAAAGGAAGGCCTTGAACAGAGAACGGGCGCGCTGTACGGGGAATGCCCGCGCCATGTGCAGATTACCGAGAACGGGCTGCAGCTTGAAATCGATATTGTCGAAGGGCAGAAGACGGGCTATTTCTTCGACCAGCGCGAGAACCGGGCTGCGATAGAGCCGTTGATGACCGGATGGGGAGCGCGCAGCGGCATAACGCTGGCCGATATCGAGACGGAAGCGGGCGTACGCACCGTGCCGGTCAACGCGAACGGCAAGGAAGTAACCTTTCCGTGGTGGGACGGAGCCACGGTGCTGGAATGCTTCTCTCACACGGGCAGCTTCACGCTGCATGCTTGCAAATATGGAGCCAAGAAGGTGACTTGTCTCGATATTTCCGAGCATGCGATCGAGAGCGCGAAGCGCAATGTGGAGCTGAACGGATTTGCGGACCGGGTGGAATTCGTGGTAGCGGACGCGTTTGCTTACCTGCGGGAGCAAGTGCAGGGAAGAGAGGAGCGCATGGCACGCGGGACGAGCCAATCGAAGACGGACACATCGAAGCCGATGACCGCGGGCGGCGGCCGCACCTGGGACGTCGTCATTCTCGATCCGCCCGCGTTCGCCAAGACGAGGCAGGCGGCGGAGGGAGCGTACCGCGGCTACAAGGACATCAACCTTCACGGGATGAAGCTCGTGAATGAGGGCGGATATTTGGTGACGGCGAGCTGCTCCTATCATATGAAGCCGGAGCGCTTCCTGCAGGCGATCCAGGATGCCGCCCATGACGCGGGCAAGGTGCTGCGCCTCATCGATTGGCGCGCGGCGGGGAAGGATCATCCGCAGGTGGCCGGGGTCGAAGAAGGGCATTACTTGAAATTCGGCATTTTCGAAGTCCGCGCCAGACGATAG
- a CDS encoding DUF1835 domain-containing protein has translation MIHIVNGDIVAERLRPIARERWNEEVWVYRELLTEGPVYPIFERYLAYRALQLEKMCGLPASLYLQMSNEQERSWKADVLRQPEIALWFEHDLFDITMLLRLTERLSREHPEAAVYWIGISALPGHDRYRGFGALDADQLARRREHGLRLDVEAISWMRHAWLAYTSPNPRKLVRWIDEAGSVEAPYDAVVDAMRFHLRRFPSRDDGLGVVERLTLDAVADGSGSFLELYEHIRPHVPEYGLGDMQYWGYLRRLTSGEAPLLSLSAASEPLPQPLRPVEPSAGRLLLTEAGRRVRSGEINWARERGYARWLGGAFVTNPAP, from the coding sequence GTGATTCATATCGTGAATGGAGATATTGTGGCGGAACGGCTTCGTCCGATCGCCCGGGAGCGCTGGAACGAAGAAGTATGGGTCTATCGGGAGCTGCTGACCGAAGGACCCGTCTATCCCATCTTTGAACGTTATCTGGCCTATCGCGCGCTTCAATTGGAAAAAATGTGCGGCCTGCCCGCATCTCTCTACCTTCAAATGAGCAACGAACAGGAGCGGTCCTGGAAAGCGGACGTGCTGCGGCAACCGGAAATCGCGCTCTGGTTCGAGCATGATCTGTTCGATATCACGATGCTGCTGCGGCTGACGGAGCGCCTGTCCCGGGAGCATCCGGAAGCGGCCGTCTACTGGATCGGTATTTCCGCCTTGCCCGGGCACGACCGCTACCGCGGCTTCGGGGCCCTCGACGCGGACCAGTTGGCGCGCCGCCGCGAGCATGGGCTTCGGCTGGACGTGGAAGCGATCTCATGGATGCGCCATGCCTGGCTGGCGTATACGAGCCCGAATCCGCGCAAATTGGTGCGCTGGATCGACGAAGCCGGCTCAGTGGAAGCTCCTTATGACGCCGTCGTGGATGCGATGCGGTTCCATCTCCGCCGCTTCCCTTCGCGCGACGACGGGCTGGGCGTCGTGGAACGGCTAACGCTGGATGCCGTCGCCGATGGCTCCGGCTCCTTCCTGGAGCTGTATGAGCATATCCGGCCGCATGTGCCTGAATACGGACTCGGCGACATGCAGTATTGGGGCTATTTGCGCCGCTTGACTTCCGGAGAAGCCCCGCTATTGTCCCTGTCCGCGGCTTCCGAGCCGCTGCCGCAGCCGCTGCGGCCGGTCGAGCCGTCCGCCGGACGGCTGCTTCTCACCGAGGCGGGCCGTAGAGTGCGCAGCGGCGAGATCAATTGGGCCCGCGAACGGGGATATGCGCGCTGGCTTGGCGGCGCATTCGTCACCAATCCGGCGCCCTAA